In one Oncorhynchus masou masou isolate Uvic2021 chromosome 23, UVic_Omas_1.1, whole genome shotgun sequence genomic region, the following are encoded:
- the LOC135510121 gene encoding histidine-rich glycoprotein-like — protein sequence MVGMYSWLLFGADLSIYHYHNHYRYHNHYRFIYRYRYNYHYHSVSNYRYRYKYHYSSRNNYNYNYRYRYKYHYHYRDRFHYYYRYKHLYHYNYHYHYHYRYHYHYNSFNYHYPYNYNYNYHFRYNNQYNYRYNYSYHYSYHDHYRYNDNYNFHYRCNYYYHYRYNYHFHYRDNYHCYYRYNYHYHYCYNHHYHYRYNYHYRYRYNYHCHNYHCHYRYCFNYHYNYRYNYHYHYRYNYHYNYRCNCHYHYHYNCHFHYRYNYHYHYRYNYHYRYRYNYHCHYRYCFNYHYNYRYNYHYHYRYNYHYNYRCNCHYHYHYNCHFHYRYNDHCHYGYNYHYHFRNHYHYR from the exons CAtataccactaccacaaccactaccgctaccacaaccactaccgcTTCATCTACCGCTACCGCTACAACTATCACTACCACTCCGTCTCCAACTACCGCTACCGCTACAAATACCATTATAGCTCCCGAaacaactacaactacaactaccgcTACCGCTAcaaataccactaccactaccgcgACCGCttccactactactaccgctacaaACACctctaccactacaactaccactaccactaccattaccgctaccactaccactataactCCT TCaactaccactacccctacaactacaactacaactaccacttcCGCTACAACAACCAATAcaactaccgctacaactactcCTACCACTACAGCTACCACGACCACTACCGCTACAA CGACAACTACAACTTCCACTACCGCTGcaactactactatcactaccgctacaactaccactTCCACTACCGCGAcaactaccactgctactaccgctacaactaccactatcaTTACTGCTacaaccaccactatcactaccgctacaactaccactatcgctaccgctacaactaccactgCCACAACTACCACTGCCACTACCGCTACTGCTTCAACTACCACTAtaactaccgctacaactaccactatcactaccgctacaactaccactataACTACCGCTGCAACtgccactatcactaccactacaactGCCACTtccactaccgctacaactaccactatcactaccgctacaactaccactatcgctaccgctacaactaccactgCCACTACCGCTACTGCTTCAACTACCACTAtaactaccgctacaactaccactatcactaccgctacaactaccactataACTACCGCTGCAACtgccactatcactaccactacaactGCCACTTCCACTACCGCTACAACGACCACTGCCACTACggctacaactaccactatcacttccgcaaccactatcactaccgctaa